In one Prosthecochloris aestuarii DSM 271 genomic region, the following are encoded:
- a CDS encoding molybdopterin-dependent oxidoreductase — MTFNHKPTIIEKAAEALHVIPDLHANSTGPAAEPCQGEDCSCPPPESWDSWVEYDSTSWPERKSREYMLVPTSCFNCEAGCGLLAYIEKETMQIRKFTGNPYHPASRGRNCAKGPATINQVEDSDRILYPLKRVGPRGSGKWARVSWESVLEDISSRMRKALQEKRNNEISYHVGRPGHEGFMDWVLKAWGVDGHNSHTNICSSGARFGYAIWQLYDRPSPDHSNAKFILLVSAHLEAGHYFNPHAQRIVEGRMKGAKLAVLDPRLSNTASMSDYWMPSYPGSEPAVLLAMAKVILDEGLYNRDYLENWVNWQQYLESEYPDRPTTFEAFIEALSAEYNDYTPEYAEKESGVPAATIRDVARQIGEAGERFSTHVWRSASSGNLGGWEVSRTLHFLNVLTGSVGTPGGTAPSAWNKFKPTVHTHPEPQKFWNPLHLPDEYPLAHYEMSFLLPHMLKEGRGKLDVYFTRVFNPVWTYPDGFSWIEALEDESKIGLHVALTPTWNETAYFADYVLPMGHSPERHDLVSYETHAGKWIAFRQPVLRVAHERRGTPKEFTWQANVGEVWEEDEFWIELSWRIDPDGSLGVKKHFESPYRSGEKITINEYYQYIFEHTPNLAETAEAEGLTPLAYMKKYGAFEIETDVYNVHETPVDIAGANLDGSSRTIYRDGKPVGIQVRGENCVGFPTPSRKQELYSQTMIDWKWPEHRLPSYIKSHVHPETIDRSNNEFALIPTFRLPVLIHSRSGNAKWLAEIAHRNPLWINADDAAAMGIENADLVRVNTDIGYHVNRAWVTESIRPGVVACSHHIGRWRRDQDAKGNRWATNLVSINREEKGKWRMRVKESVEPFESPDPDSGRIFWSDGGVHQNITFPVHPDPISGMHCWHQKVRIEKAHADDQYGDVFVDTDRSFEIYKEWLAMTRPAPGPGGLRRPMWLNRPLRPADETYYIGKGS, encoded by the coding sequence ATGACCTTCAACCATAAACCGACGATTATTGAGAAAGCTGCAGAGGCCCTGCACGTTATTCCTGACTTGCACGCCAACAGCACAGGCCCTGCTGCCGAACCCTGTCAGGGTGAAGATTGCTCCTGTCCCCCGCCGGAATCCTGGGACAGCTGGGTAGAGTATGACTCCACAAGCTGGCCCGAGCGCAAGTCGCGCGAATATATGCTGGTGCCGACATCCTGCTTCAATTGTGAGGCAGGATGCGGTCTGCTCGCCTATATCGAGAAGGAAACCATGCAGATCAGGAAGTTTACCGGTAACCCCTATCATCCTGCAAGCCGCGGGCGTAACTGCGCCAAAGGACCGGCTACGATCAATCAGGTTGAGGATTCCGACCGTATTCTCTATCCGCTCAAGCGCGTCGGCCCGAGGGGCAGCGGCAAGTGGGCGCGGGTGAGCTGGGAGAGCGTACTTGAGGATATCTCATCGAGAATGCGCAAGGCGCTGCAGGAGAAACGCAATAACGAGATCTCCTATCACGTCGGTCGCCCCGGTCATGAAGGTTTTATGGACTGGGTGCTCAAAGCCTGGGGCGTGGATGGTCATAACAGTCATACCAATATCTGTTCTTCCGGGGCCCGTTTCGGCTACGCGATCTGGCAGCTCTACGACCGTCCTTCGCCTGACCATTCAAATGCGAAATTTATTCTTCTGGTGAGCGCTCATCTCGAAGCCGGTCACTATTTCAATCCCCATGCCCAGAGAATTGTCGAAGGCCGTATGAAAGGGGCGAAACTCGCCGTGCTGGATCCGAGGCTTTCCAATACCGCCAGCATGTCGGACTACTGGATGCCGAGCTATCCGGGCAGCGAGCCTGCGGTTTTGCTTGCTATGGCCAAAGTGATCCTCGACGAGGGGCTCTACAATCGCGACTATCTTGAAAACTGGGTGAACTGGCAGCAGTATCTTGAATCGGAATATCCCGACCGCCCGACCACGTTCGAAGCATTTATCGAAGCGCTTAGCGCCGAGTATAACGACTACACTCCCGAATATGCTGAAAAAGAGAGCGGCGTGCCTGCAGCAACGATTCGTGATGTCGCCCGTCAGATCGGTGAAGCGGGAGAGCGTTTTTCAACCCACGTTTGGCGGAGTGCAAGTAGCGGAAACCTTGGAGGATGGGAGGTGTCGCGTACCCTGCACTTCCTCAACGTACTGACTGGCAGTGTCGGCACCCCAGGTGGAACTGCTCCCAGCGCATGGAACAAGTTCAAACCTACCGTTCATACCCATCCTGAGCCCCAGAAGTTCTGGAACCCGCTGCATCTGCCCGACGAGTATCCGCTCGCACACTACGAGATGAGCTTCCTTCTGCCCCATATGCTCAAAGAGGGACGGGGCAAACTCGATGTCTATTTCACGAGGGTGTTCAATCCGGTCTGGACCTATCCGGACGGCTTCTCCTGGATAGAAGCACTCGAGGATGAGTCGAAGATCGGCCTGCATGTTGCCCTCACGCCGACCTGGAACGAAACAGCCTACTTTGCCGATTACGTCCTGCCCATGGGCCACTCGCCCGAGCGCCATGACCTGGTGAGTTACGAGACTCATGCAGGAAAGTGGATCGCGTTTCGGCAACCTGTGCTGCGCGTGGCGCACGAGCGTCGTGGCACGCCGAAGGAATTTACCTGGCAGGCCAACGTCGGGGAGGTGTGGGAAGAGGACGAGTTCTGGATCGAGCTCTCCTGGCGCATTGATCCTGACGGTTCGCTTGGTGTGAAGAAGCATTTCGAATCGCCATACCGTTCCGGTGAGAAAATCACCATCAACGAGTATTATCAGTATATCTTCGAGCATACCCCGAACCTGGCGGAAACCGCCGAAGCGGAGGGGCTGACGCCGCTCGCCTACATGAAAAAGTATGGCGCTTTCGAGATCGAAACCGATGTCTACAATGTGCATGAGACTCCGGTTGATATCGCAGGAGCAAACCTTGATGGGTCCTCCAGAACCATCTACCGCGACGGTAAACCTGTCGGTATCCAGGTGCGCGGAGAGAACTGTGTCGGTTTTCCGACTCCTTCGAGGAAGCAGGAGCTCTATTCGCAGACAATGATCGACTGGAAGTGGCCCGAGCACAGGCTTCCCTCCTATATCAAAAGCCATGTGCATCCGGAAACGATCGACCGCTCGAACAATGAGTTTGCTCTGATTCCGACCTTCCGTCTGCCGGTCCTGATCCATTCCCGTTCCGGTAACGCCAAGTGGCTTGCAGAGATTGCGCATCGCAATCCGCTTTGGATCAATGCAGACGACGCTGCCGCCATGGGGATTGAAAATGCTGATCTGGTCAGGGTGAACACCGATATCGGGTATCATGTGAACCGGGCCTGGGTCACCGAATCCATCCGTCCCGGCGTGGTAGCCTGCTCTCATCATATCGGCAGGTGGCGCCGCGATCAGGACGCTAAAGGCAACCGCTGGGCAACCAACCTCGTCTCGATCAACCGGGAGGAGAAGGGCAAGTGGCGCATGCGGGTCAAAGAGAGTGTCGAGCCGTTTGAGAGTCCCGATCCCGATTCCGGACGTATATTCTGGTCGGACGGCGGCGTGCATCAGAACATCACCTTTCCGGTACACCCGGATCCCATCAGCGGGATGCACTGCTGGCATCAGAAGGTCCGCATCGAAAAAGCGCATGCTGACGATCAGTACGGCGATGTCTTTGTCGATACTGACCGTTCGTTCGAGATTTACAAAGAGTGGCTTGCCATGACCCGTCCGGCTCCCGGTCCGGGAGGGCTTCGCCGGCCGATGTGGCTCAACCGCCCGTTGCGTCCTGCCGACGAGACCTATTATATTGGAAAAGGTTCGTAG
- a CDS encoding sulfite exporter TauE/SafE family protein, which produces MQHIIEKKGSKIVLMTVISLAVLLMPDLSFAAGQLPGGEVAWWVWVSVLFVFSFFLGIIAVIAGVGGGVLFVPIVSGFFPFHIDYVRAAGLLVALSGALSAGTPLLRSSLANLRLGLPMALLGSVSSIFGAVVGLALPSSLVQFALGVVIIGIAVLMIMSKRSAVPEETEPDCFSQMLQISGLYYDASLQKDVAWNIHRTAMGSILFIFIGFIGGMFGLGAGFANVPVFNLLMGVPLKVAVGTSGLVLSINGSAAVWVYLLKGAVLPLIAIPAVVGMMAGSRIGAWLLPKFHPKSIRIVVISILVLAGVRSLLKGLGV; this is translated from the coding sequence ATGCAGCATATCATTGAGAAGAAAGGGAGTAAGATTGTTCTCATGACCGTCATTTCGCTGGCTGTTCTTCTCATGCCTGACCTGTCGTTTGCAGCCGGGCAGCTTCCCGGCGGAGAAGTAGCCTGGTGGGTCTGGGTGAGTGTTCTGTTTGTCTTTTCGTTTTTTCTGGGCATTATCGCCGTTATAGCCGGTGTCGGCGGCGGTGTTCTGTTTGTCCCGATTGTCAGCGGATTTTTCCCTTTTCACATCGATTATGTTCGAGCGGCAGGGCTTCTTGTGGCTCTTTCAGGGGCGCTTTCGGCAGGGACTCCCCTGCTCAGAAGCAGTCTTGCCAATCTCCGCCTGGGTCTGCCGATGGCCCTGCTCGGTTCGGTCAGTTCCATTTTCGGTGCCGTTGTCGGTCTGGCACTGCCCTCATCGCTCGTGCAGTTTGCTCTCGGCGTGGTCATTATCGGTATTGCCGTGCTGATGATCATGTCGAAGCGATCGGCGGTCCCTGAAGAGACCGAGCCGGACTGCTTTTCTCAGATGCTGCAAATTTCCGGGCTCTATTACGATGCTTCGCTTCAGAAGGATGTTGCCTGGAATATCCACCGTACGGCAATGGGAAGCATACTCTTTATCTTTATTGGATTTATCGGCGGGATGTTTGGCCTGGGAGCGGGATTCGCTAACGTGCCGGTGTTCAATCTTCTTATGGGGGTTCCGTTGAAGGTTGCCGTCGGTACCAGCGGGCTGGTGCTTTCGATCAACGGTTCTGCAGCGGTCTGGGTCTACCTGCTGAAAGGGGCCGTGCTGCCGCTTATCGCTATTCCCGCTGTTGTGGGAATGATGGCCGGCTCGCGCATCGGGGCATGGCTCTTGCCGAAGTTTCATCCCAAATCAATACGCATTGTCGTCATTTCAATCCTTGTGCTGGCTGGTGTGCGCTCACTTTTAAAAGGACTGGGGGTCTGA
- a CDS encoding DUF1634 domain-containing protein — MENRKEAFGADVERSYAGVLEKVSIGGLAASIIAYLLYVLHLMPLSVSVHDIAANWHLSSDALVAKGLASYGWAWAKHLPDADMLSLAAIGLLTLTPVACLAIASLAFLKKRDYAYTVISILQILVLLVAVSGVFIAQH, encoded by the coding sequence ATGGAAAACAGGAAAGAGGCGTTTGGGGCCGATGTTGAACGCTCCTATGCGGGCGTGCTTGAAAAGGTTTCGATTGGCGGGCTTGCGGCAAGTATTATCGCCTATCTGCTCTATGTCCTGCATCTGATGCCCTTATCCGTTTCTGTGCACGACATTGCCGCCAACTGGCACCTCAGTTCCGATGCACTGGTCGCAAAAGGGCTGGCGTCCTATGGCTGGGCATGGGCGAAACACCTTCCCGATGCCGACATGCTCAGTCTTGCAGCGATCGGGCTTCTGACCCTCACGCCTGTAGCCTGTCTGGCAATCGCCTCTCTTGCCTTTCTGAAGAAACGGGACTACGCCTACACGGTGATCAGCATCCTGCAGATTCTCGTTTTGCTGGTGGCGGTCAGCGGCGTCTTTATCGCTCAGCACTGA
- the dsrE2 gene encoding sulfur carrier protein DsrE2: MSEAQKKVALIASRGTLDWAYPPFILGSAAAAMDMDVMIFFTFYGLPLLNKKIDAKVSPHSNPAMPMKMPFGSKDFQNINWSIPNFISGNVPGFDSMATSLMKETFKNKGVATVEELREMCQDVGVKFVACQMTMDVFGFTKDDFIDGVEYGGAAMFLEYAADADIQLFL; the protein is encoded by the coding sequence ATGAGCGAAGCTCAGAAAAAAGTGGCGCTGATCGCGTCACGCGGGACGCTTGACTGGGCCTATCCTCCCTTTATCCTGGGATCGGCCGCTGCAGCAATGGATATGGACGTGATGATCTTTTTTACCTTTTACGGCCTGCCTCTGCTCAACAAGAAGATCGACGCTAAGGTTTCGCCTCACAGCAATCCCGCGATGCCGATGAAAATGCCTTTTGGGAGCAAGGATTTTCAGAACATCAACTGGAGTATTCCCAATTTCATTTCCGGCAACGTTCCCGGCTTCGATTCGATGGCGACAAGCCTCATGAAAGAGACCTTCAAAAACAAAGGGGTTGCAACCGTTGAGGAGCTGCGCGAGATGTGTCAGGATGTCGGGGTCAAGTTCGTTGCCTGCCAGATGACCATGGATGTCTTCGGCTTTACGAAGGATGACTTCATCGACGGTGTTGAGTACGGCGGTGCAGCCATGTTTCTTGAATATGCAGCTGATGCCGATATTCAGCTGTTCCTCTGA
- the recQ gene encoding DNA helicase RecQ, producing MTHDTLPASPSASVLNTLHKVFGFNAFRPNQGEVVQAILSGRDAFAVMPTGGGKSLCYQLPAVVMEGTCVVISPLIALMKDQVDGARVNGIRAAYLNSSLSPDEQSLVMSELTSNRLDLLYVAPERFSLEHFQTVLKEVKISMAVIDEAHCISEWGHDFRPDYLSLSALVELFPDVPVAAFTATATHKVQADILRKLGLRDPFVVRASFDRPNLTYDVRFKDNVSEQLVGLLKSSPGKAGIIYRTSRKSVNETTAMLQAKGFRALPYHAGLGDEERKKNQETFIRDEADVIVATVAFGMGIDKSNIRFVIHADLPKSIENYYQETGRAGRDGEPAHCTLLFSQGDIPKVRFFIDTIIDETERNKALDALQRVVSFASTSVCRRITLLDYFGESYPKENCGSCDICLGTREVTDCTREAQMLLSAIARTEGRFGATHIIDIVMGSKNKKILELGHDRLKTYGVGKEKNKKFWRHLIDELLAQKMIAKAEGLYPTLYLLEQSVPVLKGEARLEMVRVIEKKTPKPSRTMEHGDYDHELFEQLRTLRKQLADEQDIPPYIVFSDRSLRDMAALLPKDDETMLEVSGVGEVKLERYGRIFLDWIRRYCQRQPEQSEATQSS from the coding sequence ATGACCCACGATACGCTACCCGCATCACCATCAGCTTCCGTCTTGAACACCCTCCACAAAGTCTTTGGTTTCAATGCCTTCCGCCCGAATCAGGGGGAGGTTGTACAGGCCATACTTTCCGGCAGGGATGCGTTTGCGGTGATGCCGACTGGCGGGGGAAAGTCGCTGTGTTATCAGCTGCCCGCGGTGGTGATGGAGGGGACGTGCGTGGTGATCAGTCCGTTGATCGCGCTGATGAAGGATCAGGTGGACGGGGCGAGGGTAAACGGGATCAGGGCTGCGTATCTGAACAGTTCGCTCTCTCCTGATGAGCAGTCGCTGGTGATGAGCGAACTGACGTCGAACAGGCTGGATCTGCTCTATGTGGCGCCGGAGCGGTTTTCGCTGGAGCATTTCCAGACAGTGCTGAAAGAGGTGAAGATCAGTATGGCGGTGATCGACGAGGCGCACTGCATTTCGGAATGGGGGCATGATTTCCGGCCGGACTATCTCTCCCTTTCTGCGCTCGTGGAGCTCTTTCCCGATGTTCCTGTTGCGGCCTTCACGGCGACGGCGACACACAAGGTGCAGGCCGATATTCTCCGGAAGCTTGGTCTGCGCGATCCGTTCGTCGTCCGGGCCTCGTTTGACAGACCGAACCTGACCTACGATGTCCGCTTCAAGGACAATGTTTCAGAGCAGCTTGTCGGGCTCCTGAAGAGCAGCCCCGGCAAGGCGGGGATCATCTACCGGACCAGTCGCAAAAGCGTCAACGAGACGACTGCCATGCTGCAGGCGAAGGGATTCCGGGCGCTGCCGTACCATGCGGGGCTCGGCGATGAGGAGCGAAAAAAGAACCAGGAGACGTTTATCCGCGACGAGGCGGATGTGATCGTGGCAACAGTGGCGTTCGGGATGGGAATCGACAAGTCCAACATCCGCTTCGTGATTCATGCCGACCTGCCGAAAAGCATCGAGAACTACTACCAGGAGACGGGACGTGCAGGACGCGACGGCGAACCGGCACACTGCACGCTCCTCTTTTCACAGGGCGATATTCCCAAGGTCCGCTTCTTCATCGATACGATCATTGACGAAACTGAACGAAACAAAGCGCTCGATGCCCTGCAGCGGGTTGTCTCTTTTGCATCAACGTCAGTCTGCCGCCGCATAACCCTGCTGGACTATTTCGGGGAGAGCTATCCGAAGGAGAACTGCGGATCCTGCGACATCTGCCTCGGCACACGCGAAGTGACTGACTGCACACGGGAGGCGCAGATGCTGCTATCGGCAATTGCCCGAACGGAAGGGCGGTTCGGCGCAACCCATATCATCGATATCGTCATGGGAAGCAAGAACAAAAAGATTCTCGAACTCGGTCACGACCGCCTGAAAACCTACGGGGTAGGCAAAGAGAAGAACAAAAAATTCTGGCGCCATCTGATCGACGAACTGCTGGCTCAGAAGATGATCGCAAAAGCAGAAGGGCTCTACCCGACGCTCTATCTTCTTGAACAGTCTGTGCCGGTCCTGAAAGGCGAAGCGAGGCTGGAGATGGTGAGAGTGATTGAGAAGAAAACCCCGAAACCCTCAAGAACCATGGAGCATGGGGACTATGATCACGAACTCTTTGAACAGCTGAGAACGCTGCGTAAACAGCTGGCCGACGAACAGGATATACCGCCCTACATCGTTTTTTCAGACCGCTCGCTGCGCGACATGGCAGCTCTGCTCCCGAAAGACGACGAGACAATGCTTGAGGTCTCAGGGGTAGGGGAGGTCAAGCTCGAACGCTATGGACGGATCTTCCTCGACTGGATCAGGAGGTATTGCCAACGCCAGCCTGAGCAATCCGAAGCAACCCAATCTTCATAA
- a CDS encoding HNH endonuclease produces the protein MNMYCKLPFGRLHSRNPEIIHFSELIDRTPGAVAYKLVNFASLDPAQRARGIKGASNVSKMDKAVWNEFSDNWDELPFESEKLRASFNRTTVEKINMIDESDLPKEGRERERIVKARVNQAFFRSMILATYDNTCCITGLQMSSLLVAGHIKPWSQDEKNRMNPRNGIALNGLHDKAFEEGLLTITPDYTVRISSSLKREKKNPAIQEYFLKYESQKIKLPQRFLPAEEFFVYHNRERFVA, from the coding sequence ATGAACATGTACTGCAAACTACCCTTTGGCCGCCTGCACTCGAGGAATCCTGAAATCATCCATTTCTCAGAATTAATTGATCGCACTCCCGGCGCAGTTGCCTACAAGCTCGTGAATTTCGCAAGCCTTGATCCTGCCCAGAGAGCACGAGGCATTAAAGGCGCGTCGAATGTCAGTAAAATGGATAAAGCGGTATGGAACGAGTTTAGTGACAACTGGGATGAATTGCCATTCGAGAGTGAAAAGCTACGGGCGTCTTTTAATCGAACAACTGTCGAAAAGATCAACATGATTGACGAGAGCGATCTTCCTAAGGAGGGGCGCGAAAGAGAGCGGATAGTCAAAGCGAGAGTTAATCAGGCATTTTTTCGGAGCATGATATTGGCGACATATGACAACACATGCTGCATAACTGGCCTTCAAATGAGTAGTCTTCTTGTCGCTGGTCATATCAAACCTTGGAGTCAAGATGAGAAAAATCGCATGAATCCAAGAAACGGAATTGCCTTAAACGGCCTTCATGACAAGGCTTTCGAGGAGGGACTTTTGACTATCACTCCTGATTATACAGTCAGAATTTCATCGAGTCTGAAAAGGGAGAAGAAGAATCCCGCAATCCAGGAGTATTTCCTGAAATATGAAAGCCAAAAGATCAAACTTCCCCAGCGTTTTCTGCCCGCAGAGGAGTTTTTTGTGTATCACAATAGGGAGAGGTTTGTTGCGTAA
- a CDS encoding FRG domain-containing protein, whose amino-acid sequence MGGKFRLNMPLYDFASRLVEAQENKRQKIAKDFGIHSKKDAFHAIAVDDEYYVLFPSEYEIELYRGQNAYYEPSRPSLFRDQKTTETERFLERMRVEEFSNFIKTHPAVADLMKPIPELPLNKKLYIDAEGLAQHYQLKTELVDFTSDAFVAAFFCVTRYDAKEQRYIPIPHQVHPGVFYQYKMPFLEPREMTAPYFDRKLQAIGLQPFPRPGEQFAYSYRLGNNNLNNVPLVITNLFMHRKADSFKIYDMFEGGEKLFPYDPIIEKSSIIATTNQFSENAFFSAYRKYGRSLKKIKILKKQLKAQGVNLEQRPIQYFSDKEIADLTDRWNEQRKIFLPKIAFRMMYLN is encoded by the coding sequence ATGGGCGGGAAATTCAGGCTTAACATGCCTCTATACGATTTTGCATCAAGACTGGTGGAGGCACAAGAAAACAAGAGGCAAAAAATTGCAAAAGATTTTGGCATTCATTCCAAAAAAGATGCCTTCCATGCCATAGCTGTTGATGATGAATACTACGTGTTATTTCCAAGTGAGTATGAAATTGAGCTATATCGCGGACAAAATGCCTACTATGAACCATCACGACCTTCATTGTTCCGAGATCAAAAAACAACTGAAACTGAGCGCTTTTTAGAAAGAATGAGGGTCGAAGAATTTTCAAATTTTATAAAAACTCATCCTGCTGTTGCTGACTTGATGAAGCCTATTCCGGAATTACCACTGAATAAAAAACTGTATATAGATGCTGAGGGGCTGGCACAGCATTATCAACTCAAAACAGAACTGGTAGATTTTACGAGTGATGCTTTCGTGGCAGCCTTTTTTTGTGTAACCAGATACGATGCAAAAGAGCAAAGATACATCCCTATACCTCATCAGGTACACCCAGGGGTTTTTTATCAATACAAAATGCCTTTTCTTGAGCCAAGAGAGATGACAGCCCCATATTTCGATCGAAAGTTGCAGGCAATTGGCTTACAGCCATTTCCTCGACCTGGCGAACAATTCGCTTATTCATACCGTCTTGGAAACAACAATCTGAATAATGTTCCGCTTGTGATCACAAACTTATTTATGCATAGAAAGGCGGATAGTTTTAAGATATACGATATGTTTGAAGGAGGAGAAAAGCTTTTCCCATATGACCCGATAATAGAAAAGTCTAGCATTATCGCAACAACAAATCAATTCAGTGAGAATGCTTTTTTTTCAGCATACAGAAAATATGGTAGAAGCTTAAAAAAAATCAAAATTCTCAAAAAGCAGCTAAAGGCCCAAGGTGTTAATTTGGAGCAGAGGCCTATTCAATATTTTTCGGATAAAGAGATTGCTGACTTGACAGACCGATGGAATGAACAGAGAAAGATTTTCCTCCCCAAGATTGCTTTTAGAATGATGTACCTGAATTGA
- a CDS encoding SLATT domain-containing protein, which translates to MNNLIDQVQMDKYLVEIQNYPELINKWNKRLREGQFSHYRAERYYKKYHYFFGVPAMIFAVISGSAVYLYDSFLNVASLGAIVGVCSFISSLLIGVQTFVNFSGLAEKHLSAAVKYGVLRRDVERIMVLIKSDEDLPLIKNQISLLKSQIDDIASNSPNISHRIWRKATEVMDKELNR; encoded by the coding sequence ATGAATAATCTCATTGATCAAGTACAAATGGATAAATATTTGGTTGAAATTCAGAATTATCCTGAGCTTATAAATAAATGGAATAAGCGTTTAAGGGAAGGTCAGTTTTCTCATTATAGGGCTGAGAGATACTATAAAAAATACCACTATTTTTTTGGCGTGCCGGCTATGATATTTGCGGTGATATCAGGTTCTGCTGTGTATTTATATGATAGTTTCCTAAATGTCGCTTCTTTAGGGGCGATTGTTGGTGTCTGTAGCTTTATTTCATCGCTATTAATTGGTGTTCAGACATTTGTAAATTTTTCGGGTTTGGCAGAAAAACATTTGAGTGCAGCAGTTAAATACGGTGTTCTTAGAAGAGATGTTGAGCGAATTATGGTTTTGATTAAGAGTGATGAAGATTTGCCTCTTATAAAGAATCAGATATCATTATTGAAGTCTCAAATAGATGATATTGCGTCTAATTCTCCTAATATATCTCATAGAATATGGAGAAAAGCTACAGAGGTAATGGATAAAGAGTTAAATAGGTGA
- a CDS encoding GTP pyrophosphokinase, whose product MEGTYWKIKKYLEKVSKELEAVLRDLDDECVKARENGVPIYLTKGRVKTLDSLYLKTKRKGDDYLDITDIAGFRVLCLFEKDLLSVHEFLLRLFNRDYVAKKCIVYNWDELSPFYSELIRRAESVYKRITFPIERKDKISGYRSIHYLVEKETRSRVFKMEVQLRTIAQDVWGEIEHEIAYKKASVRPYVKESVRLLAKDLQNIDDLFSHLRNIQEKELGGDYYSSYGQGPKNVLDYEANVIDEVFDNEKLRNLYDNYFDCLKGYNRDARGELWVREMRFNLSNIKGELKSRSEDCWVKYWLDMEEAFLDFCECRYDDALNKYLKVELEHKERYCVYFRIGELYSLVGDMVTSLAYFDKVENLISLYGKNDYLNQFRINMRLAMVYWSLGGGFIDTAIQNIDEAEKIYYKHKSKKDRNGEAIFFQEHYSKLINNLCYYYLERYLYAKENMGKDKEAESHLNDCYSAADKKYRKLSRIISGGNINRNTLDTASWFLYHKYLLTGEKKLLKKAMDLCLSMKEYENKTVYSIKSLNLQKDHVQEIMSKADEVLGLRRENKLGYPIVKSQFLGK is encoded by the coding sequence ATGGAAGGGACATATTGGAAAATAAAAAAATATTTGGAGAAAGTATCTAAGGAATTAGAGGCTGTATTGAGAGATTTGGATGATGAGTGCGTTAAGGCAAGAGAGAATGGGGTTCCTATATATTTGACAAAAGGAAGGGTGAAGACATTGGATAGTTTATATCTGAAAACGAAAAGAAAAGGCGACGATTATCTTGATATTACCGATATTGCTGGTTTTCGTGTTTTATGTTTGTTTGAAAAGGATCTTTTGTCTGTTCATGAGTTTTTGCTTAGGCTTTTTAATAGAGATTATGTTGCTAAGAAATGTATTGTTTATAATTGGGATGAATTGTCGCCCTTTTATAGCGAGCTAATTAGAAGGGCTGAGTCTGTTTATAAACGAATAACATTTCCAATTGAACGAAAAGATAAGATTAGCGGATATAGATCGATACACTACTTGGTTGAAAAAGAAACTAGGTCTAGAGTTTTTAAAATGGAAGTTCAATTAAGAACTATAGCTCAGGATGTGTGGGGGGAAATAGAACACGAGATTGCATATAAAAAAGCCTCTGTAAGGCCATATGTTAAGGAAAGTGTAAGACTTCTGGCAAAAGACTTGCAGAATATTGATGATTTATTCTCTCATTTAAGAAATATTCAAGAGAAGGAACTGGGTGGTGATTATTATTCAAGTTATGGACAGGGCCCAAAGAATGTTCTTGATTATGAGGCCAATGTGATTGATGAGGTCTTCGATAATGAAAAACTAAGAAATCTCTATGATAACTACTTTGATTGTTTGAAAGGCTATAATCGAGATGCAAGAGGTGAGCTGTGGGTTAGGGAGATGAGATTTAATTTAAGTAATATAAAAGGAGAACTAAAATCGAGAAGCGAGGATTGCTGGGTTAAGTATTGGCTTGATATGGAGGAGGCTTTTTTGGATTTTTGTGAGTGTAGGTATGACGACGCATTGAACAAATATTTAAAGGTTGAGCTTGAACACAAAGAGCGCTATTGTGTTTACTTTAGGATCGGCGAGTTATATTCACTGGTTGGTGATATGGTTACCTCTTTGGCTTATTTTGATAAGGTTGAGAACCTGATTTCTTTATATGGCAAAAATGATTATTTGAACCAGTTTAGGATAAATATGAGACTTGCGATGGTCTATTGGTCTTTAGGTGGAGGGTTTATAGATACTGCAATTCAAAATATTGATGAGGCAGAAAAAATCTATTATAAGCATAAGAGTAAAAAGGACCGGAATGGGGAAGCGATTTTTTTTCAAGAACACTACTCTAAGTTGATTAATAATTTGTGTTATTATTATTTGGAGAGGTATTTATATGCAAAAGAGAATATGGGTAAAGATAAGGAAGCAGAATCGCATTTAAATGATTGTTACTCTGCGGCAGACAAAAAGTACAGGAAGCTATCTAGGATAATAAGTGGTGGTAATATTAATAGAAATACTCTTGATACGGCTTCATGGTTTCTGTACCATAAGTATCTCCTTACTGGAGAAAAAAAACTTTTAAAAAAGGCTATGGATTTATGTTTGAGTATGAAAGAGTATGAGAATAAAACAGTTTATAGTATAAAAAGTCTTAATTTGCAAAAAGATCATGTGCAAGAAATTATGTCAAAAGCTGATGAGGTCCTGGGATTAAGAAGAGAAAATAAGCTTGGATATCCGATTGTTAAGTCTCAATTCTTAGGGAAGTAA